The proteins below are encoded in one region of Pomacea canaliculata isolate SZHN2017 linkage group LG7, ASM307304v1, whole genome shotgun sequence:
- the LOC112567610 gene encoding lysyl oxidase homolog 3A-like, with translation MLYDGTWSTVCVFGFRKQEAQVTCRMLGFNTSQVFAVSTDRYGYGLDYKMLHLKCKGEETSLQQCSHTRFYTDFCHNVVGITCNTEHARLRLRDTQNMGPDRGQAQIDIGDGDWETVCVTSDVTAGVVCRQLGLPWQAAILREIPVETSYEFNRLLLTVTSFIFCLGNETNIFECQHGLPRYGDCRDYKIICRNFSVNIHTNSSRYPLMEETNATLKWRC, from the exons ATGTTGTACGATGGAACATGGAGCACAGTGTGTGTCTTTGGGTTTAGGAAACAAGAGGCGCAGGTgacctgcaggatgctgggcttcaacac GTCGCAAGTTTTCGCCGTGTCAACAGATAGGTACGGATATGGTTTGGACTATAAAATGTTACACCTGAAGTGTAAAGGTGAGGAGACTAGCTTACAACAATGTAGCCATACACGGTTTTACACGGACTTCTGCCACAATGTCGTTGGTATCACCTGCAACACAG AACACGCACGACTGCGTTTGAGGGATACTCAGAACATGGGACCTGACAGAGGTCAGGCACAGATAGACATCGGGGATGGTGATTGGGAGACAGTGTGCGTGACGTCTGACGTCACTGCCGgggtcgtctgtagacagctcggcttaccatg gcAAGCGGCGATTTTGAGAGAAATACCTGTGGAGACTTCCTATGAATTCAACCGACTGCTTCTAACAGTAACCAGCTTTATATTTTGCCTGGGGAAtgagacaaacatttttgagtGTCAGCATGGGTTGCCTCGTTACGGAGACTGCCGGGActacaaaattatttgcagGAACT tttctgtcaacatccatacaaacagtagcagatatcctttGATGGAGGAAAccaatgctactttaaagt GGAGATGTTAG